The following coding sequences lie in one Vibrio casei genomic window:
- a CDS encoding LysR substrate-binding domain-containing protein yields MQWQGISEFVAVAETGSFTLAAKHLSVSTAQISRQVNQLEKRLSVKLFYRTTRQVKLTDIGQNYFEQCQAILEQLKEAELSVTNLNHSLQGQLKISVPIAYGESHIAPLINDFCLLYPDLNIELWLTNQLVDLTEEKVDLAIRLGALDDSSMMAKKLRPRQQYLCASPKYLRQHGQPESLNDLKHHNCLVGTLDYWRFHNRKLTVNGSLKCNNGYALLDAALKGIGIVQLPDYYVESYLESGQLVSVLPHIQTKNDGVWAVYPHNHHLSTKVRLLLDYLDQHLT; encoded by the coding sequence ATGCAGTGGCAAGGAATATCGGAATTTGTAGCAGTCGCTGAAACCGGCAGCTTTACTTTAGCCGCAAAACACCTATCAGTATCGACCGCACAAATCAGCCGCCAGGTGAATCAGTTAGAAAAACGCCTATCTGTAAAATTGTTTTATCGCACCACTCGTCAAGTTAAGCTGACCGACATTGGTCAGAATTACTTTGAACAATGTCAGGCTATTTTAGAGCAATTGAAAGAAGCCGAATTATCAGTTACGAATCTCAATCATAGCCTACAAGGCCAGCTTAAAATCTCAGTGCCCATCGCCTACGGTGAAAGCCATATTGCGCCATTAATTAATGACTTCTGTTTGTTATATCCGGATTTAAACATCGAGCTTTGGTTAACCAATCAGTTAGTCGATCTTACCGAAGAAAAAGTCGATCTGGCGATCCGGTTAGGGGCATTGGATGACTCGAGTATGATGGCGAAAAAGTTACGTCCAAGGCAACAATACCTCTGCGCCTCGCCCAAATACTTACGCCAACATGGCCAGCCGGAATCGCTGAATGATCTCAAGCATCACAATTGCCTAGTGGGAACCTTAGACTATTGGCGCTTTCATAATCGGAAGTTAACCGTAAATGGCTCATTAAAGTGCAACAATGGTTATGCATTACTTGATGCAGCACTCAAAGGAATTGGGATCGTTCAGCTTCCCGACTACTACGTAGAAAGCTATCTAGAGTCAGGTCAGTTGGTCTCAGTGTTACCACATATACAAACAAAAAATGATGGCGTGTGGGCGGTCTACCCTCACAACCATCATTTATCGACCAAAGTACGTCTACTGTTGGATTATCTTGATCAGCATTTAACTTAA
- a CDS encoding S-(hydroxymethyl)glutathione dehydrogenase/class III alcohol dehydrogenase, which yields MTAQVIKSRAAVAWKAGEPLKMETVDVMPPQAGEVRVKIIATGVCHTDAFTLSGDDPEGVFPAILGHEGGGIVESVGEGVTSVQVGDHVIPLYTAECGECKFCTSGKTNLCSSVRETQGKGLMPDGTTRFSINGEPIYHYMGTSTFSEYTVLPEVSLAKINPEADLKEVCLLGCGVTTGMGAVTNTAKVKPGDTVAIFGLGGIGLSAVIGSTMAKAGRIIAIDINESKFELAKKLGATDVVNPKDFDKPIQEVIVEMTDGGVDYSFECVGNVHLMRSALECCHKGWGESIIIGVAGAGQEISTRPFQLVTGRVWKGSAFGGVKGRSQLPDYVERYMKGEFKLNDFITHTMGLEDINQAFDLMHEGKSIRSVIHY from the coding sequence ATGACAGCACAAGTAATTAAGTCACGCGCAGCCGTAGCGTGGAAAGCCGGTGAGCCTTTAAAGATGGAAACCGTTGATGTAATGCCTCCGCAAGCGGGTGAAGTGCGCGTGAAAATTATTGCTACCGGTGTATGTCATACCGATGCATTTACTCTATCGGGGGACGATCCTGAAGGCGTATTTCCAGCAATTTTAGGCCATGAAGGTGGTGGTATTGTTGAGTCTGTTGGTGAAGGCGTGACCTCGGTTCAAGTGGGCGATCATGTTATTCCTCTTTATACTGCCGAATGTGGCGAGTGTAAATTCTGTACTTCGGGTAAAACCAATTTGTGTTCTTCGGTTCGTGAAACGCAAGGTAAAGGTTTAATGCCGGATGGCACGACTCGTTTTTCTATCAATGGCGAGCCAATTTATCACTACATGGGTACTTCGACGTTCTCTGAATACACGGTTCTACCGGAAGTATCATTAGCTAAAATCAACCCAGAAGCGGATTTAAAAGAAGTCTGCCTACTCGGTTGTGGTGTGACAACGGGGATGGGCGCCGTAACCAATACGGCCAAAGTTAAACCGGGTGATACGGTGGCTATTTTTGGTCTTGGTGGTATTGGATTATCAGCCGTGATTGGTTCTACCATGGCAAAAGCGGGCCGAATCATTGCCATTGATATCAATGAATCAAAATTCGAACTGGCGAAAAAACTTGGCGCAACCGACGTGGTGAATCCAAAAGATTTCGATAAGCCAATTCAAGAAGTGATTGTGGAAATGACCGATGGCGGCGTTGACTACTCATTTGAATGTGTCGGCAATGTACACTTAATGCGTTCTGCTCTTGAGTGTTGTCACAAAGGTTGGGGTGAGTCGATCATCATTGGTGTCGCAGGCGCTGGGCAAGAAATATCAACTCGTCCGTTCCAACTCGTTACTGGACGCGTATGGAAAGGCTCGGCATTTGGTGGAGTTAAAGGTCGCTCACAACTGCCAGATTACGTAGAACGTTACATGAAAGGTGAGTTTAAGTTGAATGACTTTATTACTCATACTATGGGCTTAGAAGATATTAATCAGGCGTTTGATTTGATGCATGAGGGTAAAAGTATTCGTAGTGTTATTCATTATTAA
- a CDS encoding ion transporter has protein sequence MEQTSTFSQFQKAFKRIDQSSTFQWFVIAVIIISALTVGAHTYSLPPAVETALHFMDIGITVFFLVELVIRYLASDGIRSFFKKGWNVFDTIIVLGSLYPAAGSTMLIARLLRIFRVLRLVSMVPELRVLVNALIKAIPQMGYIGLLMFVIFYIYAAIGSMLFAHINPTLWSDVSISMLTLFRVATFEDWTDVMYETMEVYSLSWVYYLTFIFLTAFIFLNMMVGTILEVMSEEHKQLREEQNPDADTMATSQEMQALHQKLDQLQHTLAEMNKKQP, from the coding sequence ATTTTCTCAATTTCAAAAAGCGTTTAAACGAATTGATCAAAGCTCAACCTTTCAATGGTTTGTGATTGCGGTGATTATTATTTCGGCTTTAACTGTTGGTGCGCATACTTATTCTTTGCCACCAGCGGTAGAGACTGCTTTGCACTTTATGGATATCGGGATCACCGTGTTCTTTTTAGTGGAATTAGTGATCCGCTATCTCGCCAGTGATGGCATTCGCTCTTTCTTTAAAAAGGGTTGGAATGTTTTCGATACCATTATCGTGCTTGGTAGTTTATACCCAGCGGCCGGCTCGACTATGTTGATTGCACGGCTATTACGTATCTTCCGTGTTCTTCGTTTGGTATCTATGGTGCCGGAGTTACGGGTACTGGTAAATGCATTGATAAAAGCGATCCCTCAGATGGGGTATATCGGATTATTAATGTTCGTTATTTTCTACATTTACGCCGCAATCGGCAGCATGTTGTTTGCTCACATTAATCCGACGCTATGGAGCGATGTTTCAATTTCAATGTTAACGCTGTTCCGTGTGGCGACCTTTGAGGATTGGACCGATGTAATGTACGAAACCATGGAGGTATATTCACTAAGCTGGGTTTATTATCTAACGTTCATCTTCTTAACCGCGTTCATTTTCTTAAATATGATGGTCGGTACCATTTTGGAAGTGATGTCAGAAGAGCATAAGCAACTACGTGAAGAGCAAAATCCTGATGCGGATACCATGGCGACTTCACAAGAAATGCAGGCTCTGCATCAAAAACTCGATCAACTGCAGCATACACTTGCCGAGATGAATAAAAAGCAACCGTAA
- the fghA gene encoding S-formylglutathione hydrolase — MKQLNSNQCFGGQQQQFEHDSQVLNCKMRFSIFLPPQALESNKVPVVYWLSGLTCTDENFVQKAGAQRMAAELGIAIVAPDTSPRGDDVADDDAYDLGKGAGFYLNATQEPWAKHYQMYDYIAYELPALIEAHFPVTDKRAISGHSMGGHGALTIGLRNAPRFKSISAFSPIVSPLHCPWGHKALTAYLGDDQALWVKYDAVELMKKIKDGTSHLPPIKISQGLADNFLEEQLKPHLLENAANEVKYPFEINVHSGYDHSYFFIASFIDEHLRFHAQYLLK; from the coding sequence ATGAAACAGTTGAATTCAAATCAGTGTTTTGGCGGACAACAACAGCAATTTGAACATGATTCACAGGTGCTTAATTGCAAGATGCGTTTTTCGATTTTTTTGCCACCTCAAGCGTTAGAATCGAATAAAGTGCCGGTAGTGTATTGGTTATCAGGCTTGACTTGCACTGATGAAAATTTTGTTCAAAAGGCGGGCGCACAGCGAATGGCGGCGGAGTTAGGTATTGCGATTGTTGCGCCTGATACCAGCCCTCGTGGTGATGATGTGGCAGATGATGACGCTTATGATCTTGGTAAAGGGGCGGGTTTTTATTTAAATGCGACTCAAGAGCCTTGGGCGAAGCATTATCAAATGTATGACTACATCGCTTATGAACTGCCAGCTTTGATTGAAGCGCATTTTCCCGTTACCGATAAGCGTGCCATTTCTGGGCACTCGATGGGCGGTCATGGCGCGTTAACGATTGGTTTGCGTAATGCTCCAAGGTTCAAATCGATTTCAGCATTTAGCCCAATCGTGAGCCCATTACATTGTCCTTGGGGACATAAAGCCTTAACCGCTTATTTAGGCGATGACCAAGCATTATGGGTTAAATATGATGCGGTCGAATTGATGAAGAAGATTAAAGATGGCACTTCACATTTACCGCCGATTAAAATTTCTCAAGGCTTAGCGGATAATTTTCTTGAAGAGCAATTAAAACCGCACTTATTAGAAAATGCGGCGAATGAAGTGAAGTATCCGTTTGAGATCAATGTTCATTCTGGTTATGACCACAGCTACTTCTTTATCGCTAGCTTCATTGATGAACACTTGAGGTTTCATGCGCAGTACTTACTGAAATAA